A single Methanolobus sp. ZRKC5 DNA region contains:
- a CDS encoding energy-coupling factor transporter ATPase, with the protein MIHINNLSYRYPDGTQVLDSVSLDIHKEEFVAIAGKNGSGKSTLLRHMNGLLLPTEGSVIVKEMDTTDPSSILNIRQIAGMVFQDPQSQFIGMTVEEDVAFGPENLGLPQEDIRNRVDRALQNVDMQEYKNHTSRSLSGGEKQKVALASVLAMEPEIILFDEVTSMLDPRSRKDILDLITQLNENGTTVVYITHRLEELVHADRLLVMENGNITHNGNPRIILSQGDAMNFGFELPPIIELAKRLCDSGFIEPACFPLSREELREALCQLM; encoded by the coding sequence ATGATTCACATAAACAATCTGAGTTATCGTTATCCTGACGGCACACAGGTACTTGATTCAGTTTCTCTGGATATCCACAAAGAAGAGTTCGTAGCCATAGCAGGTAAGAACGGCTCTGGTAAATCAACACTCTTACGCCACATGAATGGTCTTCTTCTTCCCACCGAAGGCTCTGTTATCGTGAAAGAAATGGACACCACTGATCCTTCATCCATCCTGAATATACGTCAGATAGCGGGTATGGTTTTTCAGGATCCTCAGTCCCAGTTCATAGGAATGACTGTGGAAGAGGATGTTGCATTTGGCCCTGAGAATCTTGGTCTTCCGCAGGAAGATATACGCAATCGTGTAGATAGAGCACTTCAGAATGTTGACATGCAGGAGTACAAAAATCATACTTCGAGATCATTAAGTGGTGGTGAGAAACAGAAAGTTGCATTGGCTTCTGTTCTAGCCATGGAACCTGAAATTATATTATTTGATGAGGTGACTTCCATGCTGGACCCTAGGTCCCGAAAGGACATTCTGGACCTGATTACACAATTGAATGAAAACGGAACTACTGTTGTATATATAACACATCGCCTGGAAGAGCTTGTCCATGCAGACCGTTTATTAGTAATGGAAAATGGCAACATCACGCATAATGGGAATCCACGTATTATTTTGAGTCAGGGAGATGCCATGAATTTCGGTTTCGAGCTCCCACCTATAATTGAGCTGGCAAAAAGGCTTTGTGATTCCGGTTTTATAGAGCCGGCCTGTTTTCCCCTTTCCCGTGAAGAACTCAGGGAGGCTTTATGTCAATTGATGTAA
- a CDS encoding SO_0444 family Cu/Zn efflux transporter produces MTMFESLLTIITGVAIESWGLFEEAAPYLFLGFAVAGLLHALVPDEKILKYLGKSAGKFRSALNASLLGIPLPLCSCGVVPTALSLKNRGATKGATLSFLISTPETGVDSIAITYALLDPIMTVFRPIASMTTALLTGIAENIMGETKEESAHKKNILMMQPMAACSDSSCSCGTDVVLDEDASTFRKLQEAFRYSFVELLGDISGWLMVGILFAGIISYVIPEELVGGYLGGGIFSMLIVLVVGIPLYICATASTPLAAALVSKGMSPGTAFVFLLAGPATNAATITMVAKFLGKRSATIYLGMIALCSLAFGLLLDVIYLKMGIELSSIVGSASDVLAPGIKTMFALLLIPFILHGVYKQRKSNKGYIILFLM; encoded by the coding sequence ATGACGATGTTTGAATCTCTTCTAACGATCATCACTGGAGTGGCAATAGAGTCATGGGGTCTGTTTGAGGAAGCGGCACCATATCTTTTTCTGGGATTTGCAGTTGCAGGTCTTTTGCACGCACTCGTTCCGGATGAAAAAATACTGAAGTATCTTGGTAAGTCGGCAGGAAAATTCAGGTCTGCTCTAAATGCCTCACTGCTTGGTATTCCACTACCACTATGTTCATGTGGCGTGGTTCCGACTGCACTATCATTGAAGAACAGAGGTGCTACCAAAGGTGCAACTCTTTCTTTTTTAATATCCACCCCTGAAACCGGAGTGGATTCCATAGCTATCACATATGCATTGCTTGATCCCATAATGACGGTTTTCCGTCCAATTGCCAGTATGACCACTGCGTTACTTACTGGAATTGCAGAAAATATAATGGGTGAAACAAAGGAAGAATCCGCTCATAAGAAAAATATTCTGATGATGCAGCCAATGGCAGCCTGCAGTGATTCATCGTGTTCATGTGGCACAGACGTAGTCCTGGATGAAGATGCTTCAACTTTTCGCAAGTTGCAGGAAGCTTTCAGATACTCTTTCGTTGAACTTCTTGGGGATATTTCCGGATGGTTAATGGTAGGTATCCTGTTTGCAGGGATCATATCCTATGTGATTCCTGAGGAACTGGTGGGTGGTTATCTGGGAGGGGGTATTTTCTCCATGCTCATCGTCTTGGTTGTAGGCATTCCACTCTACATCTGTGCAACGGCTTCAACACCACTTGCTGCTGCTCTGGTTTCAAAAGGCATGAGCCCGGGGACTGCTTTTGTGTTCCTGCTTGCCGGACCTGCTACAAATGCAGCAACTATCACAATGGTGGCAAAATTCCTCGGTAAAAGAAGTGCAACTATTTATCTTGGAATGATAGCATTGTGCTCACTGGCATTTGGGCTTCTCCTTGATGTCATTTATTTAAAAATGGGTATTGAGCTAAGTTCAATTGTTGGCAGCGCAAGCGATGTACTGGCTCCCGGGATTAAAACAATGTTTGCACTATTGTTGATACCTTTCATACTTCATGGTGTATACAAACAAAGGAAGTCAAACAAAGGATATATCATATTATTTCTTATGTAG
- a CDS encoding energy-coupling factor transporter transmembrane protein EcfT, whose protein sequence is MNNLFLSFVPGSSLLHRLDPRTKIIGLMLASICILEASSFVEIVLIAFVFLSLVIACKLPSIHFVRSVRPMLFFFAILFITQLLFTEGTIIYRFKWISVSYEGLVLGSIITLRFIFLLLFAALLTATTSPSRITTGIERLLRPLPLKYIGISSHDLAMMMSLSIYFVPLLYDNFRSLKEAQFSRGLNIKKAPVKAIFSLSVPLVSSSVRRVEEVALAMESRCYSSLGRTSIHVMMIKKVDYLFFFLYSIIFIFCIVL, encoded by the coding sequence ATGAATAATCTGTTTTTGTCATTCGTTCCCGGTAGTTCCCTGCTTCACAGGCTCGATCCGAGGACAAAGATAATTGGTCTTATGCTTGCAAGTATCTGTATTCTTGAAGCTTCATCGTTTGTAGAAATAGTGTTAATAGCTTTTGTTTTTTTAAGTCTGGTTATTGCCTGCAAGCTGCCATCAATACACTTTGTGCGCTCAGTACGTCCTATGCTATTCTTTTTTGCAATTCTTTTCATCACCCAACTGCTTTTTACGGAAGGAACCATAATTTATCGATTCAAATGGATATCGGTAAGTTATGAGGGTCTGGTGCTGGGTAGTATCATTACACTGCGGTTTATTTTCTTGCTGCTTTTTGCGGCCTTACTCACAGCGACCACATCACCATCAAGAATTACAACAGGTATTGAAAGACTTCTTCGTCCGCTACCACTGAAGTACATCGGTATTTCTTCCCATGACCTTGCCATGATGATGTCCCTGTCTATCTATTTTGTACCGTTGCTGTATGACAACTTTAGAAGCCTGAAGGAAGCACAGTTTTCTCGTGGATTGAATATCAAAAAAGCGCCTGTAAAAGCTATATTTTCTCTTTCTGTTCCACTTGTAAGTTCTTCTGTACGCAGAGTTGAAGAGGTGGCACTGGCAATGGAGAGCCGTTGCTACAGCAGTTTAGGACGTACGTCTATCCATGTGATGATGATTAAAAAAGTTGATTATCTTTTCTTTTTTCTGTATTCAATCATTTTCATTTTTTGTATTGTACTCTGA
- a CDS encoding molybdenum-dependent transcriptional regulator, producing the protein METKTKVWLAEDGKPIIGAGKVALLKAIDEEKSLRKACAKMEISYKHAWNVLNKINERLGKDVVTTVRGGKDQGTFLTDEGRRLISEYEMNRKFINNTMEDEGSWENIGFTISARNKIPGKVTGIEKEGLVSKVKIEIDPSALTSIITSEAVERLAIKEGDRVFAIIKSTEVLIGKEIKKD; encoded by the coding sequence ATGGAAACAAAAACAAAAGTGTGGCTTGCAGAAGATGGGAAACCTATCATTGGTGCAGGCAAGGTTGCACTTCTCAAAGCCATAGATGAAGAAAAGTCACTTCGAAAAGCCTGTGCGAAGATGGAAATATCCTACAAACACGCCTGGAATGTGTTGAATAAGATCAATGAAAGGCTTGGAAAAGATGTGGTTACCACCGTAAGAGGAGGAAAGGATCAGGGGACCTTTCTCACAGATGAAGGCCGCAGGCTCATCAGTGAATATGAAATGAACAGGAAGTTCATTAACAACACAATGGAAGATGAAGGCTCCTGGGAGAACATAGGATTCACCATATCTGCACGCAACAAAATTCCTGGAAAGGTAACAGGCATAGAGAAAGAAGGGCTTGTCTCAAAGGTTAAGATCGAGATCGATCCATCAGCACTTACATCCATCATCACTTCCGAAGCAGTGGAGAGACTTGCCATCAAAGAAGGAGACAGGGTATTTGCAATAATCAAGTCAACTGAAGTCCTTATAGGTAAAGAGATAAAGAAGGACTAA
- a CDS encoding metalloregulator ArsR/SmtB family transcription factor, with translation MFMGRVGHICADGQSINKKVKKLPSEESISSMCQIFNALQCSTRLKILFLLLQGDLCVKGIEEALGISQSAISHSLRTLRQLDLVRVKKEGRFKVYYLADEHVELFMSMCREHVEEPK, from the coding sequence ATGTTCATGGGACGTGTGGGTCATATCTGTGCAGACGGTCAATCTATCAACAAAAAAGTCAAAAAATTGCCCTCTGAAGAGTCGATATCTTCCATGTGCCAGATATTCAATGCCCTTCAATGTAGCACCCGCCTGAAGATACTATTCCTTCTGTTACAGGGGGATCTGTGCGTTAAAGGTATAGAGGAAGCACTTGGAATTTCGCAGTCGGCAATTTCTCATAGCCTGAGAACTCTCCGGCAGCTTGACCTTGTAAGAGTAAAAAAAGAAGGCAGGTTCAAAGTTTATTATCTGGCAGACGAGCATGTTGAACTATTCATGTCTATGTGCAGAGAACACGTGGAGGAACCAAAATAA
- a CDS encoding helix-turn-helix transcriptional regulator, which produces MKTRIKELRARYDLTQEDLANKVGVRRETIGFLEKGKYNPSLKLAYKVSNALETTIDELFIFDESDLE; this is translated from the coding sequence ATGAAAACAAGGATCAAGGAACTCAGAGCCAGATATGACCTGACCCAGGAGGACCTTGCTAACAAAGTTGGTGTCAGGCGCGAAACCATTGGTTTTCTGGAAAAGGGGAAATATAATCCCTCACTAAAACTTGCATATAAAGTTTCAAACGCCCTTGAAACAACAATTGATGAACTATTCATCTTTGATGAATCGGATCTTGAGTGA
- a CDS encoding biotin transporter BioY, translated as MVDKVYSHNDNIRKMVFASLFAAMMAVGAYIKIPIPVSPVPITLQTLFILLAGAILGARWGTISVVVYLLLGIAGLPVFSGGSSGLGMFFGPTGGYLIGFIFGAFVIGFLCDRYGRDKVYLNMLFMLAGLFAIYLFGVLQLMNVASLSFPEAIALGLIPYIPGAILKIIASSVIASRYSI; from the coding sequence GTGGTAGACAAAGTATATTCTCATAATGACAACATTAGAAAAATGGTCTTTGCATCTCTATTTGCTGCTATGATGGCAGTTGGTGCCTACATTAAGATCCCTATCCCTGTTAGTCCTGTTCCAATAACTCTGCAGACTCTTTTTATACTGCTTGCAGGAGCAATTCTGGGAGCCAGGTGGGGAACAATAAGTGTAGTAGTCTACCTGCTTTTGGGAATTGCAGGTCTTCCTGTATTTTCAGGTGGTAGTTCCGGACTGGGCATGTTTTTCGGACCAACAGGTGGCTATCTCATAGGCTTTATATTTGGTGCTTTTGTAATCGGATTTCTTTGTGACCGATATGGTCGGGATAAAGTGTATCTAAATATGTTGTTCATGCTGGCAGGATTGTTTGCTATATACCTGTTCGGTGTTTTGCAGCTCATGAACGTTGCAAGTCTCTCTTTTCCAGAGGCAATAGCACTTGGTCTCATTCCCTACATCCCCGGAGCCATTCTTAAAATAATTGCATCATCGGTCATAGCGTCCAGATACTCTATCTAA
- a CDS encoding alpha-2-macroglobulin family protein, whose protein sequence is MNFTGKNTVSFIALVSLFAVLISGCIGSDTGGSGFSSSIAGPCSDQLASSGDEFLILAPKMLFSGGESSVTMAAFSDNQPVTRCVEYTLTDEDNNEITLLAASTSDSGNVVASFEVPDVEGGSYVLTAKPSGFDTEFKATVEVVKNNPLFIETDKPIYKPGQTIHGRILSLNNNLIPVGEDITIEITDAKSIKVFKEELSSNEYGVASFDLPLASELNLGTWKIIATAGDSSSNVDIQVDKYVLPKFDVSLETAQEWFLVSDEITGTVSGNYFFGKEVEGDVLVEASRYVGEWEQYATFSGTLEEGTVEFELPAVEYAAGTYGAGGQASLMLNVTVTDTGNHSETTNKLLTISESPLVIQLIPESSSIKPGMPLQVLLVTKDPGGNSVDAEVTVESRIRDDSYDITRDEETVATEGGVAMLEYDIPNNTNHLFIDAYADDAGASESLNAAYSPSASFIHITQTSEGVPEVGDTISLRVYSTNPGTVFYDVFANGRTVYSATSDEPDISIPVTPQMSPQAKVVAYMINPNSEVSVDVLPFDVEFSTQVDLSSSFDTESAEPGDNVTVDFDAGSKSMIGFSIVDESVYALSEGRLNLKQVFDELEKHFMEPMAESHPSWYMEGAYDTLENAGMVVMSSPGIEVPHSELDEVRFDNAKFAGFGMEVDAAMDDMVMEEEVVEAPMMEAIPTEEAADEDMAEGGELAEVQRVRQFFPETWLWMPELLTDDAGLASLDLTAPDSITTWRLHAVSSGPEGIGISESSMAVFQDFFVDPDLPYSVTRGEEFPVQVQVYNYLDTEQDVKLTLSGADWFDIIGDDVEEVTVDANGVGYASFTISPTEVGKHIVEITGQTTKRADAVRKDMIVEAEGATRELVNNGVLSNGSVGLDTSLPEGIVPDSEKVLVSFTPSIVAQSISGVDDLLGMPYGCGEQNMMLFSTDVEVLRYLKATGQDNPEVRAKAEMYIITGYQRELTYRHSDGSFSAFGESDESGSLWLTSFVLSQFSGARDVTTIDENILSEAADWIESHQQEDGSWEQVGFVIHQDMMGGLSGTYALTAYTTLALNEYGSASPVVMANAQKYLEDNLGSQDDPYALAIGTLVLQKLNSSFADEALNDLLAIAKQDDDGTYWGYGDGAVPLPYEHGDYSYMAPSSKNVETTAYATLAMIEAKNPTAISSLKWISAQRNSNGGFSSTQDTVMAFRALMSAAASAGRDIDATVHVIADGTEIKSVEVNQQNFDVVQIIEIPEGTSELELEMEGTGDLNYQLVRRFNIILPDVVEQNEIELDVQYDSTDVAVNDIVTVNARVKYNGIRGIGGSITSSGMMIVDLAVPTGFSPVSSSLEALKEENLITRYEIAGRKVILYIDDMQSGEELTLSMQVKALFPVKAIVSESKAYSYYNPEVVAEAKGMDVTVV, encoded by the coding sequence GTGAACTTCACAGGAAAAAATACAGTTTCATTCATAGCTTTAGTATCGTTGTTTGCAGTTTTGATTTCAGGGTGTATTGGAAGTGATACGGGGGGTTCCGGTTTTTCTTCCAGCATAGCAGGTCCATGTAGTGACCAGTTAGCTTCATCAGGTGATGAGTTTTTGATACTTGCACCAAAAATGCTTTTCTCAGGCGGGGAGAGTTCGGTGACCATGGCGGCTTTCTCGGATAACCAACCGGTGACTCGCTGCGTGGAATATACTCTCACGGATGAGGATAACAATGAGATAACTCTTCTTGCAGCATCAACTTCTGATTCAGGAAATGTTGTGGCTTCCTTTGAAGTGCCTGATGTTGAAGGGGGTAGTTATGTGCTCACTGCAAAGCCATCAGGATTTGATACTGAGTTCAAGGCAACTGTGGAAGTGGTGAAAAACAATCCACTGTTCATTGAAACAGATAAGCCGATCTACAAACCAGGGCAGACGATACATGGTAGAATACTCTCCCTTAACAACAATCTGATTCCTGTGGGAGAGGACATCACCATAGAGATAACAGATGCTAAAAGCATCAAAGTTTTCAAGGAAGAACTAAGTTCCAACGAATATGGTGTAGCTTCATTCGATCTGCCGCTTGCATCCGAACTGAACCTGGGCACATGGAAGATAATCGCAACAGCAGGTGATTCCTCTTCCAATGTGGATATTCAGGTGGACAAATACGTGCTTCCGAAATTCGATGTCTCGCTGGAAACAGCGCAGGAATGGTTCCTTGTATCTGATGAGATAACAGGTACGGTTTCAGGTAACTACTTCTTTGGCAAGGAAGTTGAGGGTGATGTGCTTGTGGAAGCTTCACGCTACGTGGGTGAATGGGAGCAGTACGCAACCTTTTCCGGAACACTTGAAGAAGGAACTGTTGAGTTCGAACTTCCTGCTGTAGAATATGCAGCCGGAACATATGGTGCAGGGGGACAGGCAAGTCTTATGCTCAATGTGACAGTTACCGACACTGGAAATCACAGTGAGACTACCAACAAGTTGCTTACGATATCCGAGTCGCCACTTGTTATCCAGCTTATACCTGAATCAAGTTCCATAAAACCGGGAATGCCATTGCAAGTGCTTCTGGTCACAAAAGATCCGGGAGGCAATTCGGTAGATGCTGAGGTGACAGTGGAATCCCGTATCAGGGACGACTCATACGATATCACCAGGGACGAGGAAACAGTAGCTACAGAAGGTGGTGTTGCAATGCTGGAGTATGATATTCCAAATAATACTAATCACCTTTTCATCGATGCCTATGCTGATGATGCAGGTGCAAGTGAGTCTCTGAACGCTGCCTACTCTCCAAGTGCCAGTTTCATACACATCACTCAGACAAGCGAAGGTGTACCGGAAGTTGGAGATACGATATCTTTGCGTGTTTACTCCACAAATCCCGGAACTGTGTTCTATGATGTGTTTGCAAACGGCAGGACAGTATATTCTGCAACCAGTGATGAACCGGATATCAGTATACCTGTGACGCCACAGATGAGTCCGCAGGCAAAGGTCGTGGCTTACATGATAAACCCTAACAGCGAGGTGTCTGTGGATGTGCTTCCATTTGATGTGGAATTCTCAACACAGGTAGACCTGTCAAGCTCGTTTGACACTGAGTCTGCTGAGCCCGGTGACAATGTTACTGTTGATTTTGATGCAGGAAGCAAGTCTATGATAGGTTTCTCCATCGTTGATGAGTCGGTCTATGCTCTTAGTGAGGGCAGGCTCAATCTCAAACAGGTCTTCGATGAGTTGGAAAAGCATTTTATGGAACCAATGGCAGAATCTCATCCCTCCTGGTACATGGAAGGTGCTTATGATACATTGGAAAATGCCGGCATGGTTGTAATGTCATCTCCGGGAATAGAGGTGCCACATTCTGAATTGGATGAAGTAAGGTTTGATAATGCCAAATTCGCAGGTTTTGGCATGGAAGTAGATGCAGCCATGGATGACATGGTAATGGAAGAAGAGGTTGTTGAGGCGCCTATGATGGAAGCTATCCCTACAGAGGAAGCTGCCGATGAGGACATGGCAGAAGGTGGAGAGCTTGCAGAAGTACAGCGTGTGCGTCAGTTCTTCCCTGAGACATGGTTGTGGATGCCGGAACTTCTTACAGATGATGCAGGACTTGCAAGCCTTGACCTGACAGCGCCGGATAGCATAACTACATGGAGGTTGCATGCAGTTTCATCAGGGCCAGAAGGAATTGGTATTTCAGAATCAAGTATGGCGGTGTTCCAGGACTTCTTCGTTGACCCGGATCTACCTTACTCTGTGACAAGAGGCGAGGAATTCCCGGTACAAGTGCAGGTCTATAATTATCTTGACACTGAACAGGACGTCAAACTCACACTCTCTGGTGCTGACTGGTTCGATATCATCGGTGATGATGTAGAGGAAGTAACTGTTGATGCCAACGGTGTGGGTTATGCCAGTTTCACAATAAGTCCGACAGAAGTTGGTAAGCACATTGTGGAGATAACAGGCCAGACCACAAAGAGGGCGGATGCGGTCAGGAAGGATATGATCGTAGAAGCGGAAGGTGCAACCCGTGAGCTTGTGAATAACGGGGTGCTAAGCAATGGTTCAGTGGGACTTGATACAAGCCTGCCAGAGGGTATAGTTCCTGATTCGGAAAAAGTGCTTGTGAGCTTTACTCCAAGTATAGTTGCACAGAGCATAAGCGGGGTGGATGATCTGCTGGGTATGCCTTACGGATGCGGTGAGCAGAATATGATGCTTTTCTCCACAGATGTTGAGGTATTGCGCTACTTGAAGGCAACAGGACAGGATAACCCTGAGGTGAGAGCAAAGGCTGAGATGTATATTATCACGGGCTACCAGCGTGAACTAACCTACCGTCACAGTGATGGTTCCTTCTCTGCATTCGGTGAAAGTGATGAGAGTGGTAGCCTCTGGCTGACTTCTTTCGTGCTGTCCCAGTTCAGTGGTGCAAGGGATGTGACCACAATTGATGAGAATATTCTTTCAGAGGCAGCAGACTGGATAGAATCTCATCAGCAGGAAGATGGTTCATGGGAACAGGTAGGATTTGTGATACATCAGGACATGATGGGTGGTTTGAGCGGTACCTACGCACTGACGGCATACACAACCCTTGCACTGAATGAGTACGGTTCTGCAAGTCCTGTTGTCATGGCAAATGCACAGAAGTATCTTGAGGATAATCTTGGCAGCCAGGATGACCCGTATGCACTTGCAATCGGAACTCTGGTTCTTCAAAAGCTTAACAGTTCGTTTGCCGATGAGGCTCTGAACGACCTGCTGGCAATTGCAAAACAGGACGATGACGGCACTTACTGGGGCTATGGTGACGGAGCCGTTCCATTGCCATACGAGCATGGAGACTATAGTTACATGGCACCATCAAGCAAGAATGTGGAAACAACCGCATACGCCACTCTTGCTATGATAGAGGCAAAGAACCCCACAGCCATATCATCACTGAAATGGATATCCGCACAGCGCAATTCTAACGGTGGTTTCTCCAGTACCCAGGATACTGTCATGGCTTTCAGAGCACTGATGAGCGCAGCAGCATCTGCTGGAAGGGATATCGATGCCACAGTGCATGTGATTGCTGATGGAACGGAGATCAAGTCTGTGGAAGTTAACCAGCAGAATTTCGATGTAGTTCAGATAATTGAGATTCCAGAGGGAACATCAGAACTCGAGCTTGAAATGGAGGGTACGGGTGACCTGAACTACCAGCTAGTAAGGCGTTTCAATATCATACTGCCTGATGTCGTTGAGCAGAATGAGATCGAGCTAGATGTGCAGTATGATTCCACAGATGTTGCTGTGAATGATATCGTTACAGTGAATGCCCGCGTGAAGTACAACGGAATTCGTGGTATAGGTGGCAGTATAACTTCCAGTGGGATGATGATAGTTGACCTCGCAGTTCCAACAGGTTTCAGTCCGGTTTCATCAAGCCTTGAAGCTCTCAAGGAAGAAAACCTGATAACCCGCTACGAGATAGCAGGCAGAAAAGTGATTCTCTACATCGATGACATGCAGTCGGGTGAGGAACTGACTCTCAGTATGCAGGTCAAAGCACTGTTCCCGGTGAAGGCCATCGTATCGGAGAGCAAGGCTTATTCGTACTACAATCCGGAGGTTGTGGCTGAAGCAAAAGGAATGGATGTGACTGTTGTTTGA
- the wrbA gene encoding NAD(P)H:quinone oxidoreductase: MKINVIFYSLYGHNYKMAEAVVEGAREVEGTDVGLYQIQETFTPEILEKMGATESKKRFEHIPVASIENLTEADAIIFGTPTRFGMMAAQMRAFLDRTGGIWSKGELIGKVGSVFTSSSTQHGGQESTILSFHATLLHHGMVIVGVPYSETRQSTLEEITGGSPYGASTIAGGGANTRQPSENELGIARFQGRHVAEITKRLVGE, translated from the coding sequence ATGAAAATAAATGTTATTTTTTACAGTTTGTACGGTCACAACTACAAGATGGCTGAAGCAGTGGTTGAAGGTGCGAGGGAAGTGGAAGGTACAGATGTAGGCTTATACCAGATCCAGGAAACTTTCACTCCTGAGATCCTTGAAAAAATGGGAGCAACAGAATCAAAAAAGAGGTTTGAGCACATTCCTGTTGCCAGCATCGAGAATCTCACCGAAGCAGATGCAATCATATTCGGCACACCCACAAGATTCGGAATGATGGCTGCACAGATGCGTGCTTTTCTTGACAGGACAGGAGGCATCTGGTCAAAGGGTGAACTCATCGGCAAAGTTGGTAGTGTTTTCACATCAAGCAGTACTCAGCATGGCGGGCAGGAATCGACCATACTGAGTTTCCACGCAACCCTGCTGCATCATGGTATGGTAATAGTAGGTGTTCCGTATTCAGAAACAAGACAGTCTACCCTTGAGGAGATTACAGGTGGCAGTCCATACGGTGCTTCAACAATAGCTGGTGGCGGTGCTAATACAAGGCAGCCTAGTGAGAATGAGCTTGGAATTGCAAGGTTTCAGGGCAGGCATGTAGCGGAGATTACGAAGAGGTTGGTTGGGGAGTGA
- a CDS encoding ATP-binding cassette domain-containing protein: MSIDVRDVSFWYNSGTSLEKQALDNVSLSIEKGEFVLIAGEVGSGKSTLIRHFNGLLKPQSGSVTVSGIESTSKDVRSIAGLLMQYPQKQLFGKTVFEDVSFGPSNFGLKGSALDKRVSDALDLVGLDMDISGLSPFALSGGQMRLVALAGVMAMKPEYLVLDEPTSGLDPENRSSLLLTLKKLHSSGISIIVVSHQMCEVLPFAEKVILLKNGKIAFAGTPEEYLNSVSSPLPEITLLMKELNLMGFNVRESIFSVDDAFREIRNELEKKGVNQDE, encoded by the coding sequence ATGTCAATTGATGTAAGGGATGTGAGTTTCTGGTATAACAGCGGGACATCACTTGAAAAACAGGCATTGGACAACGTAAGTTTATCTATCGAAAAAGGTGAGTTCGTTCTTATAGCGGGTGAAGTAGGGTCTGGCAAATCCACTCTTATCAGGCACTTTAACGGTCTTCTCAAACCCCAGTCCGGCTCGGTAACAGTGAGTGGAATAGAATCCACAAGTAAGGATGTGCGTTCAATAGCAGGTCTGTTGATGCAATATCCTCAAAAGCAACTCTTTGGAAAGACTGTTTTTGAAGATGTTTCTTTTGGACCTTCTAATTTCGGATTAAAAGGTTCGGCTCTGGATAAACGGGTAAGTGATGCCCTGGATCTGGTTGGTCTGGATATGGATATTTCCGGTCTTTCGCCTTTTGCTCTAAGCGGTGGTCAGATGCGTCTGGTAGCACTGGCCGGAGTAATGGCCATGAAACCAGAATACCTGGTTCTGGATGAGCCCACTTCAGGCCTTGATCCGGAGAACCGTTCATCATTACTTTTAACACTGAAAAAACTTCATAGTTCAGGTATTTCCATAATTGTCGTTTCACATCAGATGTGTGAAGTTCTTCCGTTTGCTGAGAAGGTGATTCTTCTTAAAAATGGAAAAATAGCTTTCGCTGGTACTCCGGAAGAGTACTTGAACTCAGTTTCATCCCCTTTGCCTGAGATAACTCTCCTTATGAAAGAGCTTAATCTGATGGGTTTCAATGTCCGTGAAAGTATTTTCTCAGTGGATGATGCTTTTAGGGAGATAAGAAATGAACTGGAGAAAAAGGGAGTAAATCAGGATGAATAA